From the Malus domestica chromosome 17, GDT2T_hap1 genome, one window contains:
- the LOC103437270 gene encoding palmitoyl-monogalactosyldiacylglycerol delta-7 desaturase, chloroplastic isoform X1: protein MDLITSPQSNPKTHHCFHLRRTFLRPGRPVLGLRPLPQSSKLLTFDHCNSKQSQPNKFLTSRKLFSLFLTNSNRKASAISTNAELSEALEPELTETGEYKFKRILLSDVIVKRPKNVFMGRKWIPMDVATAGVVVAMHLLSLFAPFQFNWGAFWVAMALYVVTGLFGITLSFHRNLSHKSFKLPKFLEYLFAYCGSQALQGSPIDWVSVHRYHHQFCDSEKDPHSPIEGFWYSHMSWLFDTNSVNERCGGSNNAGDLEKQPFYQLLHKTYIAHPIALGLVLYAMGGFPFLVWGMGVRTIWVYHITWLVNSACHVWGNRAWNTGDLSRNNWWVAILAFGEGWHNNHHAFEYSARHGLKWWQLDMTWYVVRFLQAIGLATDVKLPTEAHKQKMALN from the exons atGGATTTGATCACATCACCACAGTCCAATCCCAAAACCCACCATTGTTTTCATCTCCGCCGCACGTTTCTCCGGCCGGGAAGACCAGTTTTGGGTCTCAGGCCATTGCCCCAGAGCTCCAAGCTCCTCACTTTTGATCATTGCAACTCAAAACAATCGCAACCCAATAAGTTTTTAACAAGCAGAAAGCTTTTCAGCCTTTTTCTTACCAATTCTAATAGAAAAGCATCAGCAATAAGCACCAATGCAGAATTGTCTGAAGCCCTGGAACCAGAACTAACAGAGACAGGAGAGTACAAGTTTAAGAGAATTCTACTTTCTGATGTGATTGTGAAGAGGCCGAAGAATGTGTTTATGGGGAGAAAGTGGATTCCAATGGACGTGGCCACAGCTGGTGTGGTAGTGGCAATGCATTTGCTCAGCCTTTTTGCACCTTTTCAATTCAATTGGGGAGCTTTTTGGGTGGCAATGGCACTTTATGTTGTGACTGGTCTATTTGGAATCACTCTTTCTTTTCATAGGAATCTCTCACACAAGAGTTTCAAGCTCCCCAAGTTTCTTGAGTACTTATTTGCTTATTGTGGATCCCAAGCACTTCAG GGGAGCCCAATTGATTGGGTGAGTGTGCATAGGTACCACCACCAGTTCTGTGATTCTGAGAAAGACCCACATAGCCCAATTGAAGGTTTCTGGTACAGTCACATGAGTTGGCTCTTTGATACCAATTCTGTGAATGAAAGG TGTGGGGGATCAAATAATGCTGGAGATCTAGAGAAGCAGCCCTTCTATCAGCTCCTGCATAAAACTTACATTGCTCACCCTATTGCTCTTGGACTTGTACTATATGCAATGGGAGGATTCCCATTCCTTGTGTGGGGAATG GGTGTGAGGACTATATGGGTATACCACATTACTTGGCTTGTTAACTCAGCTTGCCACGTTTGGGGAAACAGAGCATGGAATACTGGTGACTTGTCTAGGAACAATTG GTGGGTGGCAATACTAGCGTTTGGAGAGGGTTGGCACAACAATCACCATGCATTTGAGTACTCGGCTAGGCATGGCCTGAAATGGTGGCAGCTTGACATGACATGGTACGTCGTAAGATTTCTCCAAGCTATTGGATTGGCAACTGATGTGAAGCTACCAACTGAGGCCCACAAACAAAAGATGGCTTTGAACTAA
- the LOC103437275 gene encoding protein TOO MANY MOUTHS: MAPIFSPLLLFLSFLCFFTLGAMPFTVIMSDSGVPSDLVDGPQNGFSMNKDGARTDAREQEAVYDIMRATGNDWATEIPDVCRGRWHGIECKPDKDNVYHVVSLSFGALSDDTAFPTCDPTRSHISPSITKLPYLRTLFFYRCLTYNPQPIPSFLGHLGPTLQTLVLRENGHMGPIPIELGNLTRLSVLDLHKNNLNGSIPVSLGRITGLRSLDLSGNTLTGSIPNFTFPILSILDLNQNLLMGSIPSSIGACHALIKMDLGHNRLAGPLPDSVGGLKSLMLMDLSYNRLKGPLPMWIRSLISLQTLILKGNQMGPTPIPSDLFDGMKGLMTLILSNMNLHGPLPASLGRLPSLRVLHLDGNNFNGSIPASFRELKNVSELRLNDNVLMGPIPFGREMVWRMRRKLRLYNNSGLCYKSNSGLEDNLDSSFNSGIGTCGTPRP; encoded by the coding sequence ATGGCTCCCATCTTCTCACCCCTACTCCTATTTCTatctttcttgtgttttttcACATTAGGGGCCATGCCTTTCACCGTCATCATGTCGGATTCCGGCGTGCCGTCCGACCTTGTGGACGGACCACAAAACGGGTTCTCCATGAACAAAGACGGAGCCCGAACCGATGCCCGTGAGCAAGAAGCGGTCTATGACATCATGCGGGCAACAGGAAATGATTGGGCCACTGAAATTCCTGACGTGTGTCGTGGCCGGTGGCACGGCATTGAGTGCAAGCCCGACAAGGACAACGTCTACCACGTCGTTTCACTCTCTTTCGGGGCCCTATCCGACGACACCGCATTCCCGACATGCGACCCGACCCGGTCTCATATTTCACCCTCCATCACTAAACTTCCTTACCTCCGGACCTTATTTTTCTACCGTTGTTTAACCTACAATCCTCAGCCCATCCCATCGTTTTTGGGGCATTTGGGTCCCACACTTCAGACATTAGTTCTTAGAGAAAACGGGCATATGGGTCCTATTCCTATTGAGTTGGGCAATCTCACCCGTTTAAGTGTCCTTGACCTCCACAAAAACAATCTCAACGGTTCAATTCCAGTGTCCTTGGGCCGGATCACCGGTCTGAGGTCGTTAGACCTAAGTGGAAATACGCTAACCGGTTCAATACCCAATTTTACCTTCCCAATTTTGAGCATCCTTGATCTGAACCAAAATCTTCTAATGGGTTCAATCCCATCCAGCATTGGAGCCTGTCATGCCCTAATCAAAATGGATTTGGGCCACAACCGCCTCGCAGGCCCACTTCCCGACTCCGTGGGCGGCCTGAAAAGCCTTATGCTGATGGATTTAAGCTACAATCGACTCAAGGGTCCACTTCCAATGTGGATTCGAAGCTTAATCTCCCTTCAAACCTTGATCCTCAAGGGAAACCAAATGGGGCCCACCCCAATTCCAAGTGACTTGTTTGATGGTATGAAGGGGCTAATGACACTAATTTTGTCAAACATGAATTTGCATGGTCCTCTACCAGCATCATTAGGTCGGTTGCCGAGCCTCCGCGTGCTTCATCTCGACGGGAACAACTTCAACGGCTCAATCCCAGCTAGTTTTAGGGAGCTGAAAAATGTGAGTGAATTGAGATTGAATGACAATGTGCTAATGGGTCCAATCCCATTTGGAAGAGAAATGGTttggaggatgaggaggaagctAAGGCTCTATAACAATTCTGGGCTATGCTACAAGTCTAATAGTGGGTTGGAAGACAATTTAGACTCGTCATTCAATTCTGGCATTGGTACATGTGGTACACCGAGACCGTAA
- the LOC103437271 gene encoding protein POST-ILLUMINATION CHLOROPHYLL FLUORESCENCE INCREASE, chloroplastic, translating into MAAATKSSIFAASTQHLPTIPSIFGSKASPPVSNTLASSFRGSSLARCPSIRKKVVKGNAKVSAAATTFAPTPVEEPKEFSLPSWAMFELGRAPVYWKTMNGLPPTAGEKLRIFYNPAANKIVPNEEYGIAFNGGFNQPIMCGAEPRAMLSISRGKADSPMYSIQICIPRHALNLIFSFTNGVDWDGPYRLQFQVPNGLKNKPIEFFNEGLAEELSKDGACERAIFPDTFVVVTRCNIIGNLTVEGGDRCNLNLVPGCTDPSSPSYDPLANVDDGSCPIELE; encoded by the exons ATGGCTGCAGCAACAAAATCTTCGATCTTTGCGGCGTCCACACAACATCTTCCTACCATACCGTCCATTTTTGGTAGCAAAGCAAGCCCACCTGTTTCAAACACTCTTG CTAGCAGTTTTCGGGGTTCATCGTTGGCGAGGTGTCCTTCGATAAGGAAGAAAGTTGTGAAGGGCAATGCGAAAGTCAGTGCTGCTGCAACGACTTTTGCACCAACTCCTGTAGAGGAACCCAAAGA GTTCTCACTACCCTCATGGGCTATGTTTGAACTTGGGAGAGCTCCTGTGTATTGGAAAACCATGAACGGTCTTCCTCCTACCGCT GGAGAAAAGCTAAGGATTTTCTACAACCCAGCTGCAAATAAAATTGTCCCAAATGAAGAATATGGGATTGCATTTAATG GAGGTTTTAATCAGCCTATAATGTGTGGCGCTGAGCCAAGGGCAATGCTTAGTATTAGCCGAGGCAAAGCCGATTCCCCAATGTATTCCATCCAAATATGTATTCCCCGGCACG CCCTGAACTTAATCTTTTCGTTTACAAACGGAGTTGATTGGGATGGTCCTTACCGACTACAATTTCAAGTTCCCAACGGTTTGAAGAACAAACCGATTGAATTCTTTAACGAG GGACTAGCAGAAGAGTTGAGTAAAGACGGTGCGTGTGAGAGAGCAATCTTTCCTGATACGTTTGTTGTGGTAACAAGATGCAATATAATTGGGAATTTGACGGTTGAAGGA GGCGATCGTTGCAACCTTAATCTCGTACCAGGATGCACAGATCCCAGTTCACCCTCCTACGACCCGCTTGCCAATGTGGATGATGGATCATGCCCAATTGAGCTAGAGTAG
- the LOC103437269 gene encoding phosphatidylcholine:diacylglycerol cholinephosphotransferase 1-like — translation MNGAVSSLKPRRKRVPNGKPIRVVSPSPADHKEEAMYSSSKAKKINLNGGGKASFMTWRLHDAVHVAKHHWIPCLFAMGVLFFMGVEYTLRMVPSSSPPFDIGFVTTRSLHLLLASKPKLNTLLAGLNTVFVAMQTTYILWAWLVEGRPRPTIAAVFMFTCRGILGYATQLPLPQGFLGSGADFPVGNVSFFLFFSGHVAGSVIASLDMRRMQRWEMAWTFDALNVLQSVRLLGTRGHYTIDLAVGVGAGFLFDSLAGKYEESKRSTSTKEALFP, via the exons ATGAACGGCGCCGTTTCATCCCTCAAGCCTAGGCGCAAAAGGGTCCCAAACGGCAAGCCCATTCGCGTCGTTTCCCCTTCGCCCGCAGACCACAAGGAGGAGGCGATGTATTCTTCTTCCAAGGCCAAGAAGATCAACCTCAACGGCGGTGGCAAGGCCTCCTTCATGACGTGGAGGCTGCATGACGCCGTCCACGTGGCCAAACACCATTGGATACCCTGCCTCTTCGCAATGGGGGTCCTCTTCTTCATGGGCGTGGAGTACACGCTCCGGATGGTGCCGTCGTCGTCGCCGCCGTTCGATATCGGGTTCGTCACCACCCGCTCCCTCCACCTCCTCCTGGCTTCCAAGCCCAAGCTTAACACCTTGCTCGCTGGTCTTAACACG GTGTTTGTGGCAATGCAGACCACGTATATACTATGGGCATGGCTAGTAGAGGGCCGCCCAAGACCCACAATCGCGGCCGTCTTCATGTTCACGTGCCGGGGCATCCTCGGCTACGCCACCCAACTTCCATTGCCTCAG GGGTTTTTGGGGTCAGGAGCGGACTTCCCAGTCGGGAATGTGTcgtttttcctcttcttctcggGGCATGTAGCCGGGTCTGTGATTGCATCCTTGGATATGAGAAGAATGCAGAGGTGGGAAATGGCGTGGACATTCGATGCACTCAATGTCCTGCAATCGGTGAGACTGCTGGGGACAAGAGGGCACTACACGATAGACTTGGCCGTGGGGGTTGGAGCTGGTTTTCTGTTTGATTCTCTGGCCGGAAAGTACGAGGAAAGCAAGAGATCAACTTCTACCAAAGAGGCTCTGTTTCCTTGA
- the LOC103437311 gene encoding SNF1-related protein kinase regulatory subunit gamma-like PV42a — translation MQQTKEQYNTGTATAKQPSHEADQSKTQRLRDKKVGDLMVNKRRLVEVPYTATLAHTMNALVANKVLAVPVAAPPGQWIGAGGSMIVEADKQTGTVRKHYIGLATMLDILAHIAGTEDQLMDEGVNDGFDLDQKMSVPVSTIIGQCLEGLSLWTLNPNTSIVDCMEVFSKGIHRALVPVDSHMDNVAGVELVESASSYRMLTQMDVLKFLKEHASSGSELDGILSRTVSDLGVVTERVFAITDRTKVIDAIKCMRIALLNAVPIVRSSDADNEEDHKQLVNGFGREVIGTFSATDLRGCHFATLKTWLPMSALDYTETVFANPLLASIASNTAGPTSRELVVCQSDTPLGQVIDKVVTKQVHRVWVVDQQGLLKGLISLTDIIRVTRFAIVAEPNP, via the exons atgcaGCAAACAAAGGAGCAGTACAACACCGGCACCGCCACCGCCAAGCAACCTTCTCATGAGGCTGATCAGAGTAAAACTCAGCGGCTAAGAGACAAGAAGGTCGGGGACCTGATGGTTAACAAGCGGAGGCTCGTGGAGGTGCCGTACACGGCGACTCTTGCCCATACCATGAACGCTTTGGTGGCGAACAAGGTGCTGGCCGTGCCTGTGGCGGCACCGCCGGGCCAGTGGATTGGAGCCGGTGGTTCTATGATCGTGGAAGCTGACAAGCAGACCGGGACTGTGCGGAAGCACTATATAGGATTGGCGACCATGCTTGATATCTTGGCTCATATTGCAGGGACTGAAGATCAGCTGATGGATGAAGGAGTTAATGATGGGTTTGATCTTGATCAGAAGATGTCAGTTCCGGTGTCTACGATCATAGGGCAATGCCTTGAGGGTTTAAGCTTGTGGACACTAAACCCCAACACAAG CATCGTAGActgtatggaagtgtttagcAAGGGAATACACCGTGCTTTGGTACCCGTAGACAGCCACATGGACAACGTCGCTGGAGTTGAACTTGTGGAATCCGCTTCCAGCTACCGGATGCTCACCCAAATGGATGTGTTGAAGTTCCTCAAGGAACATGCCAGCTCCGGATCCGAACTCGATGGCATTCTATCACGGACGGTGTCTGATTTGGGAGTGGTAACTGAACGAGTTTTCGCCATTACTGACCGCACAAAGGTTATAGATGCCATCAAGTGCATGCGGATAGCTTTGCTGAATGCTGTTCCGATTGTCAGATCCTCAGACGCCGACAATGAAGAAGATCACAAGCAGCTTGTAAAT GGCTTTGGTAGGGAGGTTATAGGAACATTTTCGGCAACGGATTTGAGGGGTTGCCACTTTGCGACACTGAAAACATGGCTGCCGATGAGTGCCCTGGACTATACGGAGACTGTCTTTGCAAACCCTCTATTGGCATCAATAGCATCGAACACAGCGGGTCCAACGTCGAGGGAACTGGTGGTATGTCAATCCGATACGCCCTTAGGTCAAGTGATTGACAAGGTGGTCACCAAACAAGTGCACCGAGTTTGGGTTGTGGATCAACAAGGCTTGCTCAAGGGCCTCATTTCTCTTACGGACATAATCCGAGTGACGAGGTTTGCAATAGTAGCTGAACCAAACCCCTGA
- the LOC103437272 gene encoding pseudo histidine-containing phosphotransfer protein 6 translates to MLGLGVDQLRADMNRLLAMLFHQGVLDEQFLQLQQLQDESSPNFVSEVVNIYFHESEKLLRNLRGLLMDREFSDYKKMGTHLNQFMGSSSSIGAKRIRNVCVAFRAASEHNNRAGCLRALELLEHEYCYLKNKLHELFQIQQQRVLAAGVRYPMQNN, encoded by the exons ATGTTGGGGTTGGGTGTCGATCAGTTGCGAGCAGACATGAATCGTTTGCTCGCGATGCTCTTTCACCAG GGAGTATTGGATGAGCAATTCTTGCAGCTTCAACAACTCCAGGACGAGAGCTCCCCAAACTTTGTTTCTGAAGTTGTGAACATATATTTTCATGAGTCCGAGAAGCTGTTGAGAAATCTCAGAGGATTGTT GATGGATAGGGAGTTCTCGGACTACAAGAAAATGGGAACACATTTGAATCAGTTTATGGGAAGCAGCTCAAGCATTGGTGCCAAGAGAATCAGAAACGTCTGCGTCGCTTTTCGCGCTGCTTCTGAACACAATAACCGTGCTGG GTGCTTGAGAGCCTTAGAGCTGCTGGAACATGAATATTGTTACCTTAAGAACAAACTACATGAATTATTCCAG ATACAGCAGCAACGAGTCTTGGCAGCTGGGGTTAGGTACCCAAtgcaaaacaattaa
- the LOC103437270 gene encoding palmitoyl-monogalactosyldiacylglycerol delta-7 desaturase, chloroplastic isoform X2 — MDLITSPQSNPKTHHCFHLRRTFLRPGRPVLGLRPLPQSSKLLTFDHCNSKQSQPNKFLTSRKLFSLFLTNSNRKASAISTNAELSEALEPELTETGEYKFKRILLSDVIVKRPKNVFMGRKWIPMDVATAGVVVAMHLLSLFAPFQFNWGAFWVAMALYVVTGLFGITLSFHRNLSHKSFKLPKFLEYLFAYCGSQALQGSPIDWVSVHRYHHQFCDSEKDPHSPIEGFWYSHMSWLFDTNSVNERCGGSNNAGDLEKQPFYQLLHKTYIAHPIALGLVLYAMGGFPFLVWGMGVRTIWVYHITWLVNSACHVWGNRAWNTGDLSRNNWYYYFSTTPSSRENNWVELPCHNVLTFN; from the exons atGGATTTGATCACATCACCACAGTCCAATCCCAAAACCCACCATTGTTTTCATCTCCGCCGCACGTTTCTCCGGCCGGGAAGACCAGTTTTGGGTCTCAGGCCATTGCCCCAGAGCTCCAAGCTCCTCACTTTTGATCATTGCAACTCAAAACAATCGCAACCCAATAAGTTTTTAACAAGCAGAAAGCTTTTCAGCCTTTTTCTTACCAATTCTAATAGAAAAGCATCAGCAATAAGCACCAATGCAGAATTGTCTGAAGCCCTGGAACCAGAACTAACAGAGACAGGAGAGTACAAGTTTAAGAGAATTCTACTTTCTGATGTGATTGTGAAGAGGCCGAAGAATGTGTTTATGGGGAGAAAGTGGATTCCAATGGACGTGGCCACAGCTGGTGTGGTAGTGGCAATGCATTTGCTCAGCCTTTTTGCACCTTTTCAATTCAATTGGGGAGCTTTTTGGGTGGCAATGGCACTTTATGTTGTGACTGGTCTATTTGGAATCACTCTTTCTTTTCATAGGAATCTCTCACACAAGAGTTTCAAGCTCCCCAAGTTTCTTGAGTACTTATTTGCTTATTGTGGATCCCAAGCACTTCAG GGGAGCCCAATTGATTGGGTGAGTGTGCATAGGTACCACCACCAGTTCTGTGATTCTGAGAAAGACCCACATAGCCCAATTGAAGGTTTCTGGTACAGTCACATGAGTTGGCTCTTTGATACCAATTCTGTGAATGAAAGG TGTGGGGGATCAAATAATGCTGGAGATCTAGAGAAGCAGCCCTTCTATCAGCTCCTGCATAAAACTTACATTGCTCACCCTATTGCTCTTGGACTTGTACTATATGCAATGGGAGGATTCCCATTCCTTGTGTGGGGAATG GGTGTGAGGACTATATGGGTATACCACATTACTTGGCTTGTTAACTCAGCTTGCCACGTTTGGGGAAACAGAGCATGGAATACTGGTGACTTGTCTAGGAACAATTGGTACTACTATTTCTCCACAACCCCATCATCTAGAGAAAATAATTGGGTGGAACTTCCGTGTCAC AACGTGTTAACTTTTAACTAG